The following coding sequences lie in one Haematobia irritans isolate KBUSLIRL chromosome 3, ASM5000362v1, whole genome shotgun sequence genomic window:
- the LOC142230295 gene encoding lectin subunit alpha-like, translating into MYNADEAKKECTRRGLQLVEIKSAEKNVAFDALLRNLFTKSPDLWLGGRDNGSSNKDRPFHWLMSEKPFAFTNWSGGQPDNSGGVEHCVHIYSATNFKWNDINCSAKLGYICETRFF; encoded by the exons atg TATAATGCAGATGAGGCTAAAAAAGAATGCACTCGTCGTGGTCTACAATTGGTTGAAATTAAAAGTGCCGAGAAAAATGTTGCCTTTGATGCTTTACTTCGGAATTTATTTA CAAAATCACCTGATTTATGGCTTGGTGGCAGAGATAATGGTTCATCTAACAAAGATCGCCCTTTCCATTGGCTAATGAGTGAAAAGCCGTTTGCATTTACTAACTGGAGTGGTGGTCAACCAGATAATTCCGGTGGTGTTGAACATTGTGTCCACATATACAGTGCTACTAATTTCAAATGGAATGATATCAATTGTTCCGCGAAACTTGGCTATATATGTGAAACaagatttttttga